In the Clostridium beijerinckii genome, one interval contains:
- a CDS encoding MFS transporter gives MNDTWFKERKYAWIGLAALWIIGFIGALLRFIMATYQVQISQDLNISRSLISMAWSTNLLIAALCTPIGGWIADRYGPKKLMLLSTMFSILGTSIVFVGHNSTLFFIGYGVISGFYGIGASATYILIFDWFKHHRAKATALLASSSSIGLAVCTPIFISNTWLTWKDAFLISCLLSLFVALPVIQFLIRNPENPQKKAKESEQPKVKILFKGPHMLLFLFIGFALFTCGFNMGTVEMNLVAIYQLSSVKPALIAVSMSTLGIMEIIGSFIFGYLLDRINKFTAMSLLYGIRILAFIILFVHSPWSPIVFAVFFGFTYLGAVPGGMLIANENTKEKGKFIGSLLLFHQAGGIIGSLIGGVSFDISKSYQLLIGFDMLLCVLVTIGYFTNYWLRYKNTLYLSRYTNEVNKLHSNDQ, from the coding sequence ATGAACGACACATGGTTTAAAGAACGTAAGTATGCTTGGATCGGCTTGGCTGCTTTGTGGATTATCGGCTTTATTGGCGCATTATTGCGTTTCATTATGGCTACTTATCAAGTTCAAATTTCTCAAGATTTGAATATAAGTAGAAGTTTGATTTCTATGGCATGGTCAACCAACCTACTAATTGCAGCATTATGCACCCCAATAGGAGGATGGATTGCGGACCGCTATGGACCTAAGAAATTAATGCTACTAAGTACAATGTTTAGTATCTTAGGGACAAGTATCGTTTTTGTGGGGCATAATTCTACTTTGTTTTTTATCGGATATGGAGTCATATCAGGTTTTTACGGTATAGGAGCCTCTGCCACATATATTCTAATATTTGACTGGTTTAAGCATCATCGAGCAAAAGCTACTGCACTTCTGGCAAGCTCATCATCTATTGGTCTCGCCGTTTGCACTCCAATTTTTATCTCGAACACTTGGTTAACATGGAAGGACGCATTTCTGATTTCTTGCCTGCTCAGCCTTTTTGTTGCATTGCCAGTTATTCAGTTTCTTATTCGGAATCCTGAAAATCCACAGAAGAAAGCAAAAGAATCCGAACAACCAAAAGTGAAAATACTTTTCAAAGGTCCTCATATGTTATTATTTCTATTTATTGGTTTTGCATTATTTACATGTGGGTTTAATATGGGTACTGTAGAAATGAATTTAGTGGCTATTTATCAATTGTCTAGCGTAAAACCTGCTTTGATTGCCGTATCCATGAGTACCTTAGGAATTATGGAAATAATCGGTTCCTTTATTTTCGGATATCTTTTGGATCGTATCAATAAATTTACAGCGATGTCGTTGTTGTACGGGATACGCATCTTAGCGTTTATAATTTTGTTTGTACATTCGCCATGGTCGCCAATTGTGTTTGCAGTCTTCTTCGGATTTACTTACCTAGGTGCTGTACCAGGAGGAATGTTAATTGCTAACGAGAATACAAAAGAAAAAGGAAAGTTCATTGGAAGTCTCCTTCTATTCCATCAAGCAGGCGGGATCATTGGTAGCTTAATCGGAGGTGTTTCCTTTGATATCAGTAAGAGCTATCAACTACTCATTGGTTTTGATATGCTTCTATGCGTTTTAGTTACAATAGGGTATTTTACGAATTATTGGCTACGATACAAAAATACTTTATATTTAAGTAGATATACAAATGAAGTTAACAAACTACACTCAAATGATCAATAA
- a CDS encoding ABC transporter substrate-binding protein: protein MKKIFTSIVIVNIIGIIIGFMIAPTKTIMANSSIEKDRLEMIKEKGIITIAAPSKEIPFFWINTETNKMSGIDADIITEITRRLGINKVEIKEVTFADLLDKFNADDSIDIAVGGIFITPESEKLVEFTKPLYKESETVIVPRFSKINFMSDLKNAVIGVEKGTIFEDLAKKWKENNLIKDALSLDSTTDLFNAISSGKIDAGLADSIIINYYIKEKDPLLRQLKGYMPELQGVMGIAVKKDDVFLLNALNKAINDMKADGALYSILVKNGLDKNNMISN from the coding sequence ATGAAAAAAATATTTACTTCAATTGTTATTGTAAATATTATTGGAATAATAATTGGATTTATGATAGCGCCTACGAAAACTATAATGGCAAATAGCTCAATAGAAAAAGATAGATTGGAAATGATAAAAGAAAAAGGAATAATAACTATTGCTGCACCATCAAAGGAAATTCCATTCTTTTGGATAAATACCGAAACAAATAAGATGAGTGGAATTGATGCGGATATCATAACTGAAATTACACGGCGGCTTGGAATTAATAAGGTTGAAATTAAGGAAGTAACATTTGCAGATTTGTTAGATAAATTTAATGCCGATGATAGCATAGATATAGCAGTTGGTGGAATATTTATAACTCCTGAAAGTGAAAAACTAGTAGAGTTTACTAAGCCATTGTATAAAGAATCAGAAACTGTTATTGTACCAAGATTTTCAAAAATTAATTTTATGAGTGATTTAAAAAATGCAGTAATTGGAGTAGAAAAAGGAACAATATTTGAAGATCTAGCGAAAAAGTGGAAGGAAAATAACTTGATAAAAGATGCATTAAGTTTGGATAGTACAACTGATTTATTTAATGCTATAAGTAGTGGGAAAATTGATGCGGGCTTAGCTGATTCTATTATTATAAACTACTATATAAAGGAAAAAGATCCTTTGCTAAGGCAGTTAAAAGGCTATATGCCTGAGTTACAAGGAGTAATGGGAATAGCAGTTAAAAAAGATGATGTTTTCTTATTAAACGCATTAAATAAAGCAATTAATGATATGAAAGCAGATGGTGCGTTATATTCTATTCTTGTAAAGAATGGATTAGATAAAAATAATATGATTAGTAACTAA
- a CDS encoding LytTR family DNA-binding domain-containing protein, with protein sequence MELDLICSENLKRMLEEILTNRKIKINENADVCLIEKGFDLKSGKIGVYFDIETINILIGYLDSISGSKEEAKNIITGRCDEDELKVLNYDEIYYFEAMGNEVFCMTKDKKYKVKEKLYELEERLESKGFIRVSKCFVVNIVKVDRIISWFNSKLILKLIDMDEEVYVTRKYLNNFKQYLGL encoded by the coding sequence ATGGAGTTAGATTTAATTTGCAGCGAAAATCTAAAAAGAATGCTGGAAGAAATCCTTACAAATCGCAAAATAAAGATTAATGAAAATGCTGATGTATGTTTAATCGAAAAAGGATTTGATTTAAAGAGCGGCAAAATAGGGGTATACTTTGATATAGAAACCATAAATATTTTGATTGGTTATTTAGATTCTATTTCAGGCAGCAAAGAAGAAGCTAAAAATATAATCACAGGAAGATGTGACGAGGATGAGCTTAAAGTATTAAATTATGACGAGATATATTATTTCGAAGCTATGGGAAATGAGGTTTTTTGCATGACCAAGGATAAAAAGTATAAAGTAAAAGAAAAGCTTTATGAACTTGAAGAAAGATTGGAATCAAAAGGTTTCATAAGAGTAAGCAAATGTTTTGTTGTAAATATAGTGAAAGTAGATAGAATAATTTCATGGTTTAACAGCAAGCTTATATTAAAGCTCATAGATATGGATGAAGAAGTATATGTCACAAGAAAATATCTAAATAACTTTAAGCAATATCTCGGATTGTGA